A portion of the Lampris incognitus isolate fLamInc1 chromosome 9, fLamInc1.hap2, whole genome shotgun sequence genome contains these proteins:
- the rragca gene encoding ras-related GTP binding Ca — protein sequence MSIQYEVEPLDSYGVADSFPKDFGYGEEEEEEADMEDSPAPSDTKPRILLMGLRRSGKSSIQKVVFHKMSPNETLFLESTNKIYKDDISSSSFVNFQIWDFPGQVDFFDPTFDYEMIFRGTGALIFVIDAQDDYVEALGRLHLTVSRAYRVNPDINFEVFIHKVDGLSDDHKIETQRDIHQRANDDLADASLEKLHLSFYLTSIYDHSIFEAFSKVVQKLIPQLPTLENLLNIFISNSGIEKAFLFDVVSKIYIATDSSPVDMQSYELCCDMIDVVIDVSCIYGLKEDGSGSAYDKESMAIIKLNNTTVLYLKEVTKFLALVCILREESFERKGLIDYNFHCFRKAIHEVFEVGVSTQRPVCPQAAGTPCTKTVALNGTPRNTV from the exons ATGTCTATCCAGTACGAGGTGGAGCCGCTGGACAGCTACGGGGTGGCGGACTCGTTCCCCAAAGACTTCGGctacggggaggaggaggaggaggaggccgacATGGAGGACAGCCCGGCCCCGTCCGACACCAAGCCCCGGATCCTGCTGATGGGCTTGCGACGAAGTGGCAAATCTTCCATCCAAAAG GTGGTTTTCCATAAAATGTCCCCCAACGAGACCCTGTTCCTGGAGAGCACCAACAAGATTTACAAAGACGACATCTCCAGCAGCTCTTTTGTCAACTTCCAGATATGGGACTTCCCGGGCCAAGTGGACTTCTTCGACCCAACGTTTGACTACGAGATGATCTTCAGGGGAACCGGGGCCTTGATATTTGTCATTGATGCTCAG GATGATTATGTTGAAGCCTTGGGCAGGCTCCACCTCACTGTGTCACGGGCCTACAGGGTCAACCCAGACATCAACTTTGAGGTGTTCATCCACAAAGTGGACGGCCTCTCAGATGACCACAAGATTGAGACCCAGAGAGACATCCACCAGAGAGCCAATGATGACCTGGCAGATGCTAGCTTAGAGAAGCTACAtcttag CTTTTACTTAACGAGTATCTATGACCACTCCATCTTCGAGGCCTTCAGCAAAGTGGTCCAGAAGCTCATCCCTCAGCTCCCGACCCTGGAGAACCTTCTAAACATCTTCATTTCT AACTCGGGGATAGAGAAGGCATTTCTGTTTGATGTAGTCAGCAAGATCTACATCGCCACAGACAGCTCGCCCGTGGACATGCAGTCCTATGAGCTGTGCTGCGACATGATTGACGTGGTCATTGATGTCTCCTGCATCTACGG TCTGAAAGAGGACGGCAGCGGGAGTGCCTACGATAAGGAGTCCATGGCCATCATCAAGCTCAACAACACCACTGTGCTCTACCTGAAAGAGGTCACCAAGTTCCTGGCCCTCGTCTGCATCCTCCGAGAAGAAAGCTTCGAGCGTAAAG GCTTGATAGACTACAACTTCCACTGTTTCCGCAAGGCCATCCATGAAGTGTTCGAGGTGGGTGTCTCCACCCAGCGCCCGGTGTGCCCCCAGGCGGCTGGCACGCCCTGCACCAAGACTGTGGCACTAAACGGCACACCGCGCAACACTGTCTAG
- the LOC130118676 gene encoding c-Myc-binding protein-like: protein MAHHKASDPKREQFRRYLEKAGVLDSLTSMLVALYEQAEKPNNALEFLKQHLGAADQDSADTLALRQELAELRQKCALLVDENKDLKTRLQHYEPTTEDGAAAK, encoded by the exons ATGGCGCATCATAAA GCTTCGGATCCAAAAAGGGAGCAGTTTCGGCGATACCTGGAGAAAGCGGGTGTTCTGGATAGTCTTACCAGCA TGCTTGTAGCATTGTATGAACAGGCGGAGAAGCCAAACAACGCGCTGGA ATTTCTCAAGCAGCACCTCGGAGCGGCCGACCAGGACTCGGCAGACACTTTGGCTCTTCGGCAAGAGCTGGCCGAGTTGAGGCAGAAGTGTGCACTTCTGGTGGAcgaaaacaaagacctcaagacAAGG CTTCAACACTACGAGCCAACAACAGAGGATGGAGCTGCAGCTAAATAG
- the gja9a gene encoding gap junction protein alpha 9a has product MTRGDLNHQQSVHAAVSYNGRVKMGDWNFLGGILEEVHIHSTMVGKIWLTILFIFRMLVLGVAAEDVWNDEQADFICNTEQPGCRNVCYDLAFPISLIRYWVLQVIFVSSPSLVYMGHALYRLRALEKERQKKKALLRRELEMVDVDMAEVRKRIEREMKQLDQGKLNKAPLRGSLLRTYVAHIVTRSAVEVAFMTGQYLLYGFHLYPLFKCEREPCPNAVDCYVSRPTEKSVFMVFMQCIAAVSLFLNILEILHLGYKKVKKGILDYYPPMTDDREELDNYYANKSKKESVVQVGICTTRKATIASAPSDYNLLMERFQGSNVYPNLSNPSAYLPSQGKTTTQQVLDDPICVARSPTEHPCNSANTNHEAGSPPCDSVIFPKQEETEDLTRHSQESNISNAGSPSSPKCPTDTGHTYACPTLPVSAVRRPWRGHCTSNCSTVLEGKSSDTDSYGGENASCEYSSVRTRSKSDAKQSPASTPESQDESCSGSGHSPRSASSNRKTSIASTSSSRRAPDLKI; this is encoded by the exons ATGACCCGAGGAGATTTAAATCACCAGCAGTCTGTTCACGCTGCTGTGAG TTATAATGGCCGAGTGAAGATGGGGGACTGGAACTTCCTCGGGGGGATATTGGAGGAGGTGCATATCCACTCGACTATGGTTGGCAAGATCTGGCTTACCATCCTTTTCATTTTCCGCATGCTGGTGCTGGGGGTGGCGGCCGAGGACGTGTGGAACGACGAGCAGGCTGACTTCATATGCAACACTGAACAGCCTGGATGCCGCAATGTGTGCTATGACCTGGCTTTCCCCATCTCCCTAATCCGTTACTGGGTCCTGCAGGTGATCTTTGTGTCCTCTCCCTCACTGGTGTACATGGGTCATGCACTCTACCGGTTGCGGGCACTGGAAAAGGAACGGCAGAAGAAGAAGGCACTGCTGCGTCGGGAGCTTGAGATGGTGGATGTGGACATGGCTGAGGTAAGGAAGAGGATTGAGCGGGAGATGAAGCAGCTGGATCAGGGGAAGCTCAACAAAGCTCCTCTTAGAGGTTCTCTGCTGCGTACCTATGTGGCTCACATTGTCACTCGCTCTGCCGTGGAGGTAGCTTTCATGACGGGCCAGTACCTCCTTTACGGCTTCCATCTCTATCCGCTCTTCAAGTGCGAACGGGAGCCCTGCCCCAATGCGGTGGACTGCTACGTCTCCAGACCGACAGAGAAGAGCGTCTTCATGGTGTTCATGCAATGCATTGCTGCGGTTTCCCTCTTTCTGAACATCTTGGAAATCTTGCACCTGGGCTACAAAAAGGTTAAGAAGGGCATCTTAGACTACTACCCTCCCATGACAGATGACAGAGAGGAACTTGACAACTACTATGCAAACAAGTCTAAAAAGGAATCTGTTGTGCAGGTGGGCATCTGTACAACCCGTAAGGCGACGATTGCCTCTGCGCCCAGTGACTACAACCTCCTGATGGAGAGGTTTCAGGGTTCAAATGTGTACCCAAACCTCAGCAATCCTTCAGCCTATCTACCTTCTCAGGGCAAAACAACCACTCAGCAAGTATTGGATGACCCTATATGTGTGGCTCGTAGCCCCACTGAGCACCCCTGTAACTCCGCCAATACTAATCATGAGGCCGGCTCACCGCCGTGTGACTCTGTGATCTTTCCAAAGCAAGAGGAAACGGAGGACCTTACACGACACAGTCAGGAGAGCAACATCAGTAATGCAGGGAGTCCATCCTCTCCAAAATGCCCAACGGACACAGGTCACACATATGCTTGTCCCACGCTACCAGTAAGTGCAGTAAGGAGGCCATGGAGGGGTCACTGCACCTCCAACTGCTCCACAGTGCTGGAGGGTAAGAGCTCGGACACAGACTCGTATGGAGGCGAGAACGCCAGCTGCGAGTACTCTTCTGTTCGCACTCGATCCAAATCGGACGCCAAACAGAGTCCAGCCTCCACCCCAGAATCACAGGATGAGTCCTGCTCAGGATCGGGGCACAGCCCAAGATCAGCCTCATCTAACCGCAAAACATCTATTGCAAGTACTTCAAGCAGCAGGCGAGCGCCGGACTTGAAAATCTGA